Proteins from one Gimesia maris genomic window:
- a CDS encoding DUF817 domain-containing protein: MNLLKTFLHEFWLFGIKQASACIFGGFLLALMIITRFWYPIDFLYRYDFLFLAAVAFQVFLLCFRLESPREAVVILVFHIVATVMELFKTSDGIRSWQYPEPFEIGIGNVPLFAGFMYSAVGSYIARVWRIFDFGYSSYPPYWSTVVLVTLIYANFFTHHYVLDIRWALIAASLLMFGRVMIYFKMNRVHRRMPLVVGWLLVALFIWFAENLATYANVWIYPMQKHHWQLVSLSKLVAWYLLMMLSFVLVSLVNRPLKIGDPARQTGNPD, translated from the coding sequence TTGAATCTCCTGAAAACCTTCCTCCATGAATTCTGGCTATTCGGTATCAAGCAGGCGTCCGCCTGTATCTTCGGCGGGTTTCTGCTGGCGCTGATGATTATCACCCGCTTCTGGTATCCAATCGATTTTCTGTATCGCTACGACTTTCTGTTTCTGGCGGCGGTCGCTTTTCAGGTCTTCCTGCTCTGTTTCCGGCTGGAATCTCCGCGCGAAGCGGTCGTGATTCTGGTCTTTCATATTGTCGCAACCGTGATGGAGCTGTTCAAAACCTCGGATGGCATTCGTTCCTGGCAATATCCGGAACCATTTGAGATCGGAATCGGCAATGTGCCCCTGTTTGCCGGCTTCATGTACAGCGCGGTCGGCAGTTATATTGCCCGGGTCTGGCGGATCTTTGATTTCGGCTATTCCAGTTATCCGCCCTACTGGAGCACGGTCGTACTCGTGACGCTGATTTATGCCAACTTTTTTACGCATCACTATGTACTGGATATTCGCTGGGCCCTCATTGCCGCCAGCCTGTTGATGTTTGGCCGGGTGATGATCTATTTCAAAATGAACCGGGTCCATCGACGCATGCCGCTGGTGGTGGGCTGGCTGCTGGTCGCATTGTTTATCTGGTTTGCGGAAAACCTGGCGACGTACGCCAATGTCTGGATCTACCCTATGCAGAAACACCACTGGCAACTGGTTTCGCTTTCGAAACTGGTGGCCTGGTATCTGCTGATGATGCTCAGTTTTGTGCTGGTATCACTGGTGAATCGGCCTTTGAAGATCGGTGATCCGGCCAGACAAACTGGCAACCCGGACTGA
- a CDS encoding GntR family transcriptional regulator, whose amino-acid sequence MLSASELLESTSLPDGRESNSSRAKYERIQDHLKKQILEGSLPPGTALPSEQQLATLFESARSTIRQAMGMLEREGLVSRVQGKGTFVHENARQRLASGLDILALVIPEVLSGYYPSLQHSFEESSSQSQNQMLVCCTRNNIDKQGNAILQLIDNQVGGVAIVPASTPPTPAYQIRQLQKAGIPVVLCHRPVEGITAPLLGLPFEQIGGMAGEALVKQGHRRVSFFAPHCTQTTDLYLEGFRKALANVDCELPADHCYFGTDGTIDMQELDNEIEAALKRILSQPDRPTAIFTSFDSMAERIYLHLTKMGLRMPDDISLIGVGDQIRHSVLQQQIASVTVNETQLGHRAVQLLNQMRSGELPIETPETSIMPAEVYTGMTLGPVPEMIKPPNQETLNQRIQSIET is encoded by the coding sequence TTGTTATCAGCCAGCGAATTACTCGAGTCAACTTCCCTGCCCGATGGTCGCGAATCAAATTCGTCCCGTGCGAAATACGAACGCATTCAGGATCATCTCAAGAAACAGATTCTGGAAGGAAGTCTTCCGCCCGGCACGGCTCTCCCTTCCGAGCAGCAGCTGGCGACCCTGTTTGAAAGTGCCCGCAGTACGATTCGCCAGGCGATGGGCATGCTCGAACGGGAAGGACTGGTCAGCCGCGTTCAGGGAAAAGGGACGTTCGTGCATGAAAATGCGCGGCAACGGCTGGCGAGCGGACTGGATATTCTGGCTTTGGTGATTCCTGAAGTGTTATCGGGATACTACCCGTCTCTACAGCACAGCTTTGAAGAATCATCCAGTCAGTCGCAGAACCAGATGCTGGTCTGCTGCACAAGAAACAATATCGACAAACAGGGGAATGCGATCCTGCAACTGATCGACAATCAGGTCGGAGGCGTCGCAATCGTACCAGCCAGTACGCCCCCCACTCCCGCCTATCAGATTCGTCAGTTGCAGAAAGCGGGTATTCCCGTCGTCCTGTGCCACCGCCCTGTTGAGGGGATTACGGCACCGTTACTGGGACTTCCGTTTGAACAGATTGGCGGAATGGCGGGAGAAGCGTTAGTCAAGCAGGGGCATCGACGCGTCTCCTTTTTCGCACCACACTGCACACAGACAACCGATCTTTACCTGGAAGGTTTTCGCAAAGCACTTGCCAACGTGGATTGTGAGCTGCCAGCCGATCACTGCTACTTCGGTACCGACGGGACCATTGACATGCAGGAACTTGACAATGAAATCGAAGCGGCACTGAAACGCATATTAAGTCAGCCTGATCGCCCTACAGCCATCTTCACCAGCTTCGATTCGATGGCGGAACGCATTTACCTGCATCTGACAAAAATGGGACTGCGGATGCCGGACGACATTTCCCTGATTGGTGTGGGCGACCAGATTCGACACAGCGTACTGCAGCAGCAGATCGCTTCAGTCACCGTCAACGAAACGCAGCTGGGACATCGCGCAGTGCAATTGTTAAACCAGATGCGCAGCGGCGAACTTCCGATTGAAACCCCCGAGACCAGCATCATGCCGGCAGAAGTCTATACGGGCATGACACTGGGACCGGTACCGGAAATGATAAAACCACCGAACCAGGAAACACTGAATCAGAGAATACAGTCTATTGAAACCTGA
- a CDS encoding DUF1559 domain-containing protein yields MKHSIFKNRGFTLIELLVVIAIIAILIALLLPAVQQAREAARRSQCKNNLKQLGLATHNYHDSHNVFPISHGDTGNSFGWRAMILPYVDQAPLYNKINFNGNIVDAGNLEVAQTPLGLFHCPSDPSANNVSGGNQVWSNWCFPASCPAASRNNIAVTTYKGVDGRAYDQSLTASPMPHGMFDRRMGLQASGGGNSLITPNRTMKMRDVLDGTSNVLFVGENSPGFHAWSSWAAWHSPMTTAFPINHPFAVWGDAQTRISSGAHGWIDGFAASSYHEGGAHFLMVDGSVHFFSENMDFLTYQQLGHPMDGLPVGGFTY; encoded by the coding sequence ATGAAACATTCCATCTTTAAGAATCGCGGATTCACGCTCATCGAACTCCTGGTTGTGATCGCCATTATTGCGATCCTGATTGCACTGCTATTGCCTGCGGTTCAACAAGCCAGGGAAGCTGCCCGCAGGAGCCAGTGTAAAAACAATCTGAAACAGCTGGGACTGGCCACTCACAACTACCATGACAGCCACAATGTATTTCCCATCAGTCACGGCGACACCGGAAATTCGTTTGGCTGGCGGGCCATGATTCTGCCTTACGTAGACCAGGCTCCCCTGTATAACAAGATCAACTTCAATGGAAATATTGTCGACGCCGGCAACCTGGAAGTCGCACAGACCCCCCTGGGCCTCTTTCACTGCCCCAGTGATCCATCGGCGAACAATGTGAGTGGCGGAAATCAGGTCTGGTCGAACTGGTGTTTTCCGGCCAGCTGTCCTGCTGCTTCGCGTAATAATATTGCCGTAACCACTTACAAAGGAGTGGATGGTCGCGCGTATGACCAGTCACTGACTGCATCCCCGATGCCGCATGGCATGTTTGACCGCCGGATGGGACTGCAGGCCAGTGGAGGTGGAAACAGTCTGATTACACCAAACCGGACGATGAAGATGCGCGATGTCCTCGATGGCACGTCGAACGTACTGTTTGTGGGTGAGAATTCTCCCGGATTCCATGCCTGGTCATCCTGGGCTGCCTGGCATTCTCCGATGACGACTGCCTTTCCCATCAACCACCCGTTTGCCGTCTGGGGAGATGCGCAGACTCGAATCAGTTCCGGCGCCCACGGCTGGATCGACGGCTTCGCTGCATCCAGCTACCACGAAGGGGGCGCTCATTTCCTGATGGTGGATGGCAGCGTGCACTTCTTCAGTGAAAACATGGATTTTCTCACCTACCAGCAGTTGGGACACCCGATGGATGGTCTGCCCGTGGGTGGTTTCACGTATTGA
- a CDS encoding carboxypeptidase-like regulatory domain-containing protein, which yields MLITNNSGRTGILLLLVLWCSGCGGGLDEDLPETVAVNGVVTYQGKPVPDASIMFYPLQGRKPATGRTDPQGKFTLRTFENADGAIPGAHQVTVNAYESTPEGVSMKSAIPIKYSSPTTTPLKITVSESNPEIKLELTD from the coding sequence ATGCTGATCACTAACAATTCTGGTCGAACGGGAATCCTGTTACTCCTTGTTCTCTGGTGCAGCGGTTGTGGCGGCGGACTGGATGAAGATCTGCCGGAAACGGTTGCCGTGAATGGAGTCGTAACTTACCAGGGAAAGCCAGTGCCCGATGCATCGATCATGTTTTATCCCCTGCAGGGACGAAAACCGGCAACGGGACGAACGGATCCCCAGGGTAAATTTACTTTGCGTACTTTTGAGAACGCTGACGGTGCCATTCCCGGCGCACACCAGGTGACCGTGAATGCCTATGAGTCAACACCCGAAGGGGTCTCGATGAAAAGCGCCATTCCGATCAAATACAGCAGTCCGACGACGACACCACTCAAGATCACGGTGTCGGAATCGAACCCGGAAATCAAACTGGAACTGACCGACTGA